The DNA sequence AAATGATAAGGATAATCTGCAGTAGAATAAATGCAAATTTAAAGCAAGATTTATAAGAGCATGTGATACTAACACGATGGAGTGCCACTGTCCATTGATGCTTCTCCAAGATCCACTCTTTATCTCAATTATTAGATGGGACAATTATTTGAGTGTGTGTAGTGTTCTTGCAGGGATCAATGTAGGCTGTTCAATCTCCTTATATAGACAAGGCAAATGaggcagttccttccatcaaggaactaTGGAAGGAACTATCATGTAACTGCTATATTTTTTGTCTGATTGGATTGATCCAAATAACCAtacaatttgaatttcaaattcaaaccaGATCATTATCATAAAACCAATTTTCAATTACAGattttatgtatttatatgtgtTACTATTTGGACTCAAAACATCTCACATATATCAGCTTACGAAATATTGCTCATATCTAGTTCTAATTAGTTTTACATCTTTTACTTCTCTTTATTGGAACTGGATTAATTATTAGAATACGCTTGTACTCTCCTTACACTCTGATTTTCCTGGCTCGATGGGATTACTCGACCAGGCTTCAGAGTATTAGTATATTACCTTTGCTCCCTCTAATAAATCAATGGATAAGAAGGCTAGTCCATAactttgaaacttgaaagctagCTACCCTGTCATGGCTCTCCTGGTTTCTGCTATGATTTTATTTCTCCTTTTAATAGTCCTCGGCGTCGTAAGAATTAAACATGAACTTCCCCCCGCCCTAGCTATAGTCATCTGTATACTCATGATACTAGATGTCTTGATAATATACACCATTGTTCTTCTTTCCATTAATCCCTTTGATCATGATCATTCCATTGAAACTAATTCCATCATAACAGTCCTCCGCATTGCGTTTGGGTTCCCTGCGTTCCTTCTGGTATATGACTTAATACTCATGGTCAGCCTGTACTGTTCAGGGAATAAGATGATCACAGTGATGCAACATCTACAGAATAATGCGAGTTTTTTTCTGGTGAGAATCGGTGCCAAGAGGCCTAAGGGCTATGTGATTTTCagttatcaaatggatgagGAAATCGGGTTTTGCAGCCGTGAGTGTTCTATTTGCTTGATGGACTACAAGGAAAAAGACGTGTGCGCGTTGCTAGATAAATGTGGACACACATTTCACCATATATGCCtccatatgtgtttgaatgaatcTACCCGTTGTCCGCTTTGTCGTCAAAATATCAAAGATTGTTCACAAAGGGAACTCTATATGTAGTTGCTAATTGAGATATACAAAGTTACGAACTAGTCCAAATgatggtttttttttcatttttttcatcaAATTCAAACTTCATTCGATTTGGATTTttactaaattttattttacttcTTTGTAGTGGAATATAACAAAGAAACAATACCAATAGTTATAGTGCAAGTAGCTTCTAGTTCATGTATGCATGGGTTCTCACTTCTGTATATAGTGTTAGCATTTAACTTTTTACTATAATAAGGTACAGTAATTGTAAAGGCCCTTTTATTGCCAGAGATCAGAAATGGTTTTCAACAAACTACAATACCAATGTGGATTAGTTTCCTTCAATTCGCAGGCCGGTTAACTATTCCTAATAAacttatggcacgtttacttacttggaatggaaaataatcatgaatcggagacaagtggaatgggagaagaaaggaatcggtattgattccggaggaatgattcctaaacccatctcccccttTCGGAATCGAATTCCTGactattcaggaatcgattcctgataaataggtgggacctaccccaattccgattccttcatgtgttagtaaacacaggaattcttttacctggaatcattccgattcttttatgtgttagtaaacacaggggtgtttttactccgtaatcattccattacattccattccattccaagtaagtaaacgtgccctaggcttcatcttttccttttcctttgctCATCCGGATTAATCAGCTAGGCTTCTTGGTTCTATATATAGAAAGCAATACCAGCACTCCTCCATCTATTCCGCAATTCAAACTTGAAAGCTAGCAGCTAGCTAATACAACCATTGGCCATGGCTTCCGCAGTTCTTAAGCCACTTCTAGCAACATATGATCAACTTGGGTTCTATGATTATGCCTTTGTGTTACTCCATCTCATAGACGTCGGAGTGCTCCTACTTCATTCCGATCGACGTAGAGCAAGGTTGCTCGCCGGACTTCGACGGGGACTCACTGTCGCCTTAAAACCACCCTATCTCATAGcttgttttgtattgtttgaCATCATGCCTGCAATAGCCCGCATCATCGGCTCACTTTGTTCATCTTGCTGGGCGATGATCACAGATTAGAGTCGAAGGAACAATGTCGTTGTTGGCTTTGTCGCAAGCGCACGAACTCTTCCAATGATCCCATCTGTTGTGTACTTTGTGGTGAGAAATTAGAGTAGTGCGACATGCTAGACAAGATTTTTGCTATGTTCACCCGTTGTCTGCTTATTAGTCACGTTTGTCAACAAAAATATAAGAACTCTAGGTAGTTACATTGTTAATTATGGAAatgtctcttttttttatttgttaattactGTAATTTCTCACAATGATGTAATTGTAACGTTTTAGCCAAAAATTCTCCAAGGCACCTAATGTATTGATAGTTCATATTACGTGACATCATCTTAACCCTTAGTGTCATCCTATGGTTTTAGTTAGTAATTTATAATGTCAAACACAAATCTTTATTTACAGTATTCTCATGatgaaaaagaataataaaaagtGCAAAACTATAAACTAATAAAAGTTTATGCCCCAATCTCGTGAAAACTAGACCATAACTTTctaaaaaaacaataaataaataaataaaatatttctcCAAGACCATGATTTATACCAAAAACTGTAATGCACGATTTCATTCCAAAattgtatatttttatttactaaTTAAAAAATTTTCATAATGATTTTAAAACATTTCTCAAACTAACAGAACTCAAGAtctgtaattaatttttttaattttttttttatgatttttcaaaagcGAAGAGCAAACAATTCATATGCTCATGAACTGTGTTCGCTCTGTTACATTATCAGTGGTCACTGGCGGATCTACATATATCATGGGGTGGGCTCAAGCCCGCCCGAACattttggagaaaaaaaattttatatatatagtgtCAACAAAATGTTGTCGCCTTAATGTTAAAGTCCACCCGAAAATAATTAGGAATAGGTTTCTCTTCTCCGTCATTTTCATCACTAATCAGCGATTAAGTCCTCGTTTTCTTCTTCACTCAGGTTTCTCACTCTCGTTATCATAGCCAGTAAACCACTGCTTGTTCTCTTCCAAATACTCTCGCCTCCCGACTATAATATAGAATTATATTTCTTACATTTGTGCATAGTTGtatcaaaaaaaatttgggcttcGTCCAAAAGAAGACACTTAAATATGCAGCCCACCCCAAATTTGAATCCTAGATCCGCCACTGTCAGTGGTGGTTAATGGGAAACCCTCTTGCTCTTTCAAACCTTCACGAGGACTTCGACAAGGTGATCCAGTATCCCCTTTTCTATTCCTTTTTGTCTCAGATGTTCTCTCTCGTTTGGTTCAAAAAGCATGTATTTCTAATCATCTACATCCCTTACGGCTAGACAACAGGGGCCCTGCAATTAGTCATCTCTTCTTCGCCGAtgactctctcttctttttcaagGCAACGGCAGATAACTGTATGGCTCTCTCCGCCCTTCTATCGGGATACTGCACAGCCTCAGGACAAACAATCAACTTTGCCAAATCTTCACTTTTTTATAGTCCAAATACTCCGGCTTCAACAATGGTGAACTGTAATAACATTCTCAATATATATGACGCACGTACGTGCTCGATCCGGGTAAATACTTGGGGCTTCCAAATGTTTGGGGGAGGTCCAAGGTTGCAGCCCTAAGTTATGTCAGGGAACAAGTCAAACAAAAAATACAAGGCTGGCAAAAATCTCTACTCAATCACGCAGGCAGAGAAATTTTGATCAAAGCAGTAGCCGCAGCCATTCCTGCGCCATTCACTCTTAATTTTTCAGAGTGGTTTCCTCTGCAACTAGCTTTCATTTCCTCTTCCAATTTTCACAATTCACAGTGTTGTCTACTTTATGATGTCTTTATCTGGTGTGACAAATGGATTTCTACTTTACCAGATCATTGACTCTCATCCCCCAATATGGACCCACATCTTAGAGTTTCCTCCTTTATACATCCTATCAACCGGCAGTGGGATCTTCAATTGATACGCAGCTCTATCACGGCAGCTGAAACCACTGCTATTATGGCCATTCCACTCTCCCACCATGCATCTGTTGATCGATCGACAAGTATGGCCTCACACATCCAATGGATGCTACTCTATCAAGTCCAGATATCACCTTTGTCATCTCACCAGTAACCCTCTTCAATCAGTACATCCTCACACCTCTTTCCAAGTAGATTCTACTGTTTGGAAATGGATCTGGGGTCTCTGTGCGACTCCCAAGGTGAAGCACTTCATATGGAGAGCCGTCTCAAATGCATTAGCTACCGGCGATAATCGTCATCGGTATCATCTTGCGACTTCACCCATCTGCCCTTTATGTGACTCACAACCGGAGACTATTGAAAATATTGTCTTCACGTGCTCTACAGCTACAAAAGCATGGTTCCTACATTCCTTAAGCTATAGGGCTCCTACTGCTCACATCTCTGCCTTAGCAGCTTGGATTCATCAACTTATCAGAGACTGGCAATCTGAACCTTTTAATTCCTCGAAATTTTCCAAGGTGGCCTACCTACTCTGGAAGCTATGGAAGCATCGTTGTGATTGTATTTTTCATCGCAAACCACCCGACCCCTTTGCTGTGGTCTCGAGACGACTGTCGCAACTTAAGAATTCTCTGAAGCTAACCACAAGTTGAGTCGCCTTGACAATGGGACCACTTCATCATTGTCCTTACAGCTTTGGGAGCCACCTTCCCCTGGTATCATCAAGATAAATGTAGATGCTTCCTGGCACTTAGAATCACTTTGTGGTGGAATTGCTGCTCTCTTTCGAGACTCCTCTGGTTTGCTCCTCCACGATGTGGCCAAGTATGTTTATACCTCTTCTCCACTGCTTGTGGAAGCCTTGGCTTGTAGAGAGGCTTTACTCCATGCTCATGATCTCTCTCTGACCgaaatcatcatcacttcagaCTCTCAAGATCTTATTCACGCCCTTTCGCACTCATCTCATCATTCTCATTCGTCTCTAGCTCCTATCATCTTTGATATCTGAATTTTGGCTGCTTCTTTTAGCACCCTCAGCTGGTCTTGGATCTACCAGCAGAAAAGCCAATGCTGCGGCGGATCACGTTGCTGCGTTGACATACAGGAGGGTGTGCCCACCCACGTGGGTTTCGCAACCGCCTCCCTCCTTGCAACTTATTTTGCTTTCTGATGTTACCTCAACTGAACCTTAGATAGTTGTTCTTTTCTTGGTTAGTTttgtcttcttttgctttccctCTTGTATCCTTCGTTTGGCATGAATGAACTTcagttgacaaaaaaaaaaattaaaaaaaaaattcatatgttTACATTTGGATCCTCAACCGGGTCACTTACTGGAAGTCCAGGCCCATTGGATCCGTACCTTCACAGTCAGAGTCTAGTTTAACATGACTGCAAACTCTCACTGAACCTCCGCAGAAATACAGGGACTTCCAAATTGAATCTCAAGCTAAAGCTTTCAGCTTTCTCAATCAGTCTCTTTCTCTACACATACACACCAACATAGATTCCAATTTCAAATCGAATTTCCGGGCTTTGCATTAGTTTGTGTTCTGTAAGTAGTTCTTATCCCATCTTCAATGCCTGCAGAGATCTTCCTTTTGATTTATTTCTCTTTTCCAAGGTTTAGACTATGCATTGTGTTAAACTAAATGACACCCAGTTGATCAAAATCATAGTCGACTTCATTTCATCTGTGCTAAAGTTTTTGATGCATATGTCTGAGTTATTTTGATGGGATTTGTTGGGTGTGTTTTATAGTTCTGATTCAGCAGTTGAAGGAGCTCAGCTTGGAAATATGATTCTAGCTGTGGTGGCATTGCTTCTGTGTGTCTTTTTAGGAGCTTTCGTTCTGATCCCATCTGGTATTTTcttattcctttttctttttcatctcaTAAAGAACAAAAGCAATCTTACTCGAGTTGTTGTAATGTcaaaaagtttgaatctttgttAGCAAGTTTTGAGTTTGGATTATAAAGGAGGAAATCTTTTTGGTTGCAGGGAATACAAAAAACGTTAAGTCAAATGCTAAAGCTGAGAAGGTATAATTGTAATTGTCAGGCAAAGAAAAATGATCATCTTTTTCAGTTTTCTAGAAATGAAGTTTGAGCAAATGTTTTTGCTATTTCCATTGCCAGACGGCCAAGATATACTCTAAAGCTGAGGTTTCTTTGCATAATAAACGAACAGATTGTTGGGTGATTATCAAAAACAAGGTAATATGATGATTCATTAGATTCTTTGGAGATCTCTTGTTCTTCCTTTGTGGGCTTTACATTTCACTCTAGT is a window from the Rosa chinensis cultivar Old Blush chromosome 2, RchiOBHm-V2, whole genome shotgun sequence genome containing:
- the LOC112187438 gene encoding cytochrome B5-like protein, whose translation is MILAVVALLLCVFLGAFVLIPSGNTKNVKSNAKAEKTAKIYSKAEVSLHNKRTDCWVIIKNKVYDLTPYVEVHPGGDAILAHAGDDATVGFYGPQHASLVYDMVHEFYIGDLEPGASVTN